Proteins from a single region of Haloterrigena alkaliphila:
- a CDS encoding branched-chain amino acid ABC transporter permease: MSEKTQTRKEQFREFINGSLSIAERRIDVAVIAGLIAVAVAMPTVASVLMGYPGVASNVLIWMLFAVSFNLLLGYTGLLSFGHAMFLGGSMYIVAIVMTQFGPGMIVLGIPLALALIGLLAYGIGRLIVQKGEIYFALLTIAFGEVVWYIANSNPGGVTGGDDGIASGLLPPLVESYRGILTIELGSFIVSIYWAIAAVFVVATYLLFRIVRSPFGRTLITIRENEQLARSIGVNTRRYKINAFMLSAVFSAVAGIMLLIVNQSVATSYLYWETSGEVVMMTIVGGLSSFAGPMFGAFLWFLGSEFLSGWQAIGALRHYWQFGFGLLFIIIILVEPRKGGWGAIKKAVRWAANKLLGGN, encoded by the coding sequence ATGAGTGAGAAAACACAGACACGGAAAGAACAGTTCAGAGAGTTCATCAACGGGTCACTCTCGATAGCGGAACGGCGGATCGACGTCGCCGTTATCGCGGGATTGATAGCGGTCGCGGTTGCCATGCCGACCGTCGCAAGCGTTCTGATGGGATATCCCGGCGTGGCGTCAAACGTGCTCATCTGGATGCTGTTCGCCGTCTCGTTCAACCTCCTCCTCGGATACACCGGTCTCCTGTCGTTCGGGCACGCGATGTTCCTCGGCGGTTCGATGTACATTGTTGCCATCGTCATGACGCAGTTCGGACCCGGGATGATCGTCCTCGGGATTCCTCTCGCCCTCGCTCTTATAGGCCTCCTTGCCTACGGGATCGGTCGGCTCATCGTTCAAAAAGGCGAGATCTATTTCGCCCTCTTGACGATCGCGTTCGGTGAAGTCGTCTGGTACATCGCGAACTCGAATCCCGGCGGGGTGACCGGTGGAGACGACGGTATCGCCAGCGGCCTCCTTCCACCCCTCGTGGAGTCATACCGCGGAATCTTGACTATCGAACTCGGTTCGTTCATCGTTTCCATTTACTGGGCCATCGCCGCCGTCTTCGTCGTCGCGACATACTTGCTGTTCCGAATCGTTCGTTCGCCGTTTGGACGGACGCTCATCACCATCAGAGAAAATGAACAGCTTGCTCGAAGCATAGGGGTGAACACGCGACGCTACAAGATTAACGCGTTCATGCTCAGCGCAGTGTTCAGCGCAGTCGCCGGAATAATGCTTCTGATCGTCAACCAGAGCGTCGCGACAAGTTACCTCTACTGGGAAACGAGCGGCGAAGTCGTTATGATGACGATCGTCGGTGGACTGAGTAGCTTCGCCGGACCAATGTTCGGGGCGTTCCTCTGGTTCCTCGGATCGGAGTTCCTCAGCGGATGGCAGGCTATTGGTGCCCTCCGCCACTACTGGCAGTTCGGGTTCGGTCTGTTGTTCATCATCATCATCCTCGTTGAACCCCGAAAGGGCGGCTGGGGAGCGATCAAGAAGGCGGTCCGCTGGGCGGCGAACAAACTTCTCGGAGGAAACTAA
- a CDS encoding HalOD1 output domain-containing protein, translating into MVDQSKTDGGNQGWSDGSTPSEAVIETIAKETANDPLELPPLSNAIDPEALDRLFDNRQGGTVTFCCCEYVITVKPDGTVAIHER; encoded by the coding sequence ATGGTAGACCAATCAAAGACTGATGGTGGTAATCAGGGGTGGAGCGACGGTTCAACACCCAGCGAAGCAGTCATTGAAACGATAGCCAAGGAAACTGCCAACGACCCCCTCGAATTGCCGCCATTAAGCAATGCTATTGACCCTGAAGCCCTTGATCGCTTGTTTGATAATCGACAAGGTGGGACCGTCACATTCTGCTGCTGTGAATACGTAATAACCGTCAAACCGGACGGAACGGTTGCTATCCACGAGAGATAA
- a CDS encoding MBL fold metallo-hydrolase: MDMDSSFLYEVDPTHCEDTYYIDLDVYNVPSMGCAYILDGDRPAVIETGVGKRYERILEALDEIGIEYEDVEVIAPTHVHLDHAGGAGFLARECPNATVMTYERGARHLVDPSQLVAGTKQAVGERWKFYVEPVPIDEDRVSGLEDGDVIDLGDRNLEVHHAPGHAKHQAVYYDRRSDAVFAGDAAGIYVPELDRVQPTTPPTQFDLEGALADIDLLRDLDPDMLLYTHFGPRADVDRALSEYEELLKEWVDEIREKRAELEDDEAVIEYFPQRTDVVDLWGEENAVSEIRMNVRGVLGYLDRQ, encoded by the coding sequence ATGGATATGGATTCATCGTTTCTTTACGAGGTCGACCCGACGCACTGCGAGGATACGTACTACATCGATCTGGACGTCTACAACGTCCCGTCGATGGGATGTGCGTACATTCTCGATGGGGATCGCCCCGCCGTGATCGAAACGGGTGTCGGAAAGCGATACGAACGTATTCTCGAGGCTCTCGACGAGATCGGAATCGAGTACGAGGACGTCGAAGTTATCGCACCGACGCACGTACACTTGGATCACGCCGGGGGTGCCGGTTTTCTTGCACGCGAATGTCCGAACGCGACCGTGATGACCTACGAACGGGGGGCTCGTCATCTCGTCGATCCGTCCCAGCTCGTCGCCGGAACGAAGCAAGCTGTCGGTGAGCGGTGGAAGTTCTACGTCGAACCGGTTCCCATTGACGAGGACCGGGTATCAGGGTTAGAAGACGGCGACGTGATCGATCTCGGCGACCGCAACCTCGAAGTCCATCATGCACCAGGACACGCTAAGCATCAGGCAGTGTACTACGATCGCCGATCGGACGCCGTATTCGCCGGCGACGCTGCCGGAATCTACGTTCCGGAGCTGGATCGAGTCCAACCGACGACGCCACCTACCCAGTTCGATCTCGAGGGGGCGCTAGCGGATATCGACTTGCTCCGTGATCTCGATCCCGATATGTTACTGTATACCCACTTCGGACCCCGGGCGGACGTGGATCGCGCTCTCTCCGAGTACGAAGAACTACTGAAAGAGTGGGTCGACGAGATTAGAGAAAAGCGAGCGGAACTCGAGGATGACGAGGCCGTTATCGAGTACTTCCCGCAACGAACCGACGTCGTCGATCTGTGGGGGGAAGAGAACGCCGTATCGGAGATTCGGATGAACGTTCGCGGCGTACTCGGGTATCTCGACCGCCAATAA
- a CDS encoding TATA-box-binding protein, whose amino-acid sequence MSGPKDSINIENVVASTSIGQELDLESVSLDLEGADYDPENFPGLVYRTQNPKSAALIFRSGKIVCTGAKSTDAVHESLSLVFAKLRELQIQVEEDPEIIVQNIVSSADLGRTLNLNAIAIGLGLEHIEYEPEQFPGLVYRLDEPEVVALLFGSGKLVVTGGKQVNDAEQAVTVIANRLNDLGLLE is encoded by the coding sequence ATGTCGGGTCCCAAGGACAGCATCAACATCGAAAACGTAGTGGCATCAACCAGTATTGGACAGGAACTCGACCTTGAGAGTGTCTCATTAGATCTCGAGGGGGCTGACTACGACCCTGAGAACTTCCCTGGTCTCGTCTACCGTACCCAGAACCCCAAGTCCGCCGCACTGATCTTCCGGTCGGGAAAGATCGTCTGTACTGGCGCAAAAAGTACTGACGCTGTCCACGAGAGTCTGAGCCTTGTCTTCGCTAAGCTCCGTGAACTCCAGATTCAGGTTGAGGAAGATCCAGAAATCATCGTCCAGAACATTGTCAGTAGTGCTGATCTCGGCCGCACCCTCAACCTGAATGCGATAGCAATTGGTCTCGGTCTCGAGCACATCGAGTACGAACCCGAGCAGTTCCCCGGGTTGGTGTATCGACTCGACGAGCCAGAGGTCGTTGCCCTTCTCTTTGGCTCTGGGAAGTTGGTCGTCACTGGTGGGAAACAAGTGAATGATGCCGAACAGGCCGTCACTGTGATCGCCAACCGCCTCAATGATCTCGGACTGCTCGAATAA
- a CDS encoding branched-chain amino acid ABC transporter permease — protein MTTTWRVIYALLGLWVLLTIAVKPGLFATQLISGLVYGMILVMIALGLTLILGLMGVINFAHGAFFMLGAYLAYAIVAQSGLSIWIALIAAPIGVGVLGVLVERFLLRRLYGTEPINGLLLTFGLALMIEESIRFIWGSSPMSYSADILTEPVPLLVTQIAGIRVFTTIVGIISVTAIYLLIVRTDFGLSIRAGVQDPEMTELVGENLPIKFTFLFFIGSALAGLAGVLRGAETGIDPGMASLFIILVFVVIVVGGIGSFFGSVAGGLLIGTAMFLVPTMLNTLATTTGISWINLQGVRRVVPFVVMIVVLLARPRGLFGEEGFLE, from the coding sequence ATGACGACGACGTGGAGAGTAATCTACGCGCTTTTGGGGCTCTGGGTACTCCTGACGATCGCAGTCAAACCGGGATTGTTCGCCACTCAGCTCATCAGTGGCTTAGTGTACGGGATGATCCTCGTCATGATCGCGCTCGGGTTAACATTGATTCTGGGCCTGATGGGCGTGATTAACTTCGCACATGGCGCGTTCTTCATGCTCGGGGCGTATCTCGCGTATGCGATCGTCGCTCAATCCGGATTATCGATCTGGATCGCACTAATCGCGGCACCGATCGGTGTCGGTGTCCTCGGTGTTCTCGTCGAGAGGTTTCTCCTCAGACGCCTCTACGGGACGGAACCGATCAACGGACTACTGCTCACGTTCGGACTCGCGTTGATGATCGAGGAATCGATCCGCTTTATTTGGGGATCGTCGCCCATGTCGTACTCCGCCGACATCCTGACTGAGCCCGTTCCGCTCCTCGTGACCCAGATTGCCGGAATACGAGTGTTCACTACGATCGTCGGGATCATATCAGTGACAGCGATCTACCTGTTGATCGTTCGAACGGATTTCGGGCTCTCAATTCGTGCCGGTGTACAAGACCCTGAGATGACGGAACTCGTCGGCGAAAACTTGCCGATCAAATTCACGTTCCTGTTCTTCATCGGGTCCGCCCTCGCCGGCCTCGCGGGCGTTCTTCGAGGTGCCGAAACCGGGATCGATCCGGGGATGGCTTCGCTGTTCATTATCCTGGTATTCGTGGTGATCGTTGTCGGCGGAATCGGGAGTTTCTTCGGAAGCGTTGCTGGAGGACTCCTCATCGGGACGGCTATGTTTCTCGTACCGACGATGCTCAACACGCTCGCGACCACTACGGGAATCTCATGGATCAATCTCCAGGGCGTCCGACGAGTCGTTCCGTTCGTCGTGATGATCGTCGTACTACTCGCTAGACCACGCGGTCTCTTCGGAGAGGAGGGGTTCTTGGAATGA
- a CDS encoding ABC transporter ATP-binding protein, whose protein sequence is MAETIDTERTHDTESDVILETHGLTKKFGEVVANDDISISVKDDELRSIIGPNGAGKTTFFNQIAGVLPATSGTVHFRGEDITELSIEERSQLGIGRSYQSNEVFFDRTVFENVRVAAQTAEVGDFSFNVFSRARNYQQDRAEEILEQLRLWDKRDTTAENLSHGDQRRLGIAIAIATDPDLLLLDEPTSGMGPEATEETAELIEDIRNDLGIAIVLIEHDMSVVMGISDRITVLYNGDHIATGSPEEIRTDEAVQDAYLGGMKEEELEL, encoded by the coding sequence ATGGCAGAAACGATCGACACGGAACGAACACACGACACGGAATCAGACGTCATTCTCGAGACGCACGGCCTCACCAAAAAGTTCGGCGAGGTCGTCGCCAACGACGACATCTCGATCAGCGTCAAGGACGACGAACTTCGCTCGATAATCGGTCCGAACGGTGCTGGAAAGACGACGTTCTTCAACCAGATCGCAGGCGTCCTGCCAGCGACATCGGGGACGGTCCACTTCCGAGGTGAAGATATCACCGAACTATCCATCGAAGAGCGCTCGCAGCTCGGCATCGGTCGGTCCTACCAGAGCAACGAGGTGTTTTTCGATCGGACCGTCTTCGAGAACGTTCGAGTAGCAGCGCAAACAGCCGAAGTCGGCGATTTCAGCTTCAATGTGTTCTCTCGCGCTCGTAATTACCAGCAAGATCGAGCCGAAGAGATCCTCGAACAACTCCGCCTGTGGGACAAACGCGATACGACAGCAGAGAACCTCTCGCACGGCGACCAGCGTCGTCTCGGAATCGCGATCGCGATCGCGACGGACCCAGATCTCCTGTTGCTCGACGAGCCGACCAGTGGAATGGGTCCGGAGGCGACCGAGGAGACGGCGGAGCTTATTGAAGACATCAGAAACGATCTCGGAATCGCCATAGTACTGATTGAACACGACATGAGCGTCGTGATGGGAATCAGCGACCGTATCACCGTGCTCTACAACGGTGACCACATCGCGACAGGTTCCCCCGAGGAAATCCGGACCGACGAAGCCGTACAGGACGCGTACCTCGGTGGAATGAAAGAGGAGGAACTAGAGCTATGA
- a CDS encoding epoxide hydrolase family protein: MTPADDETIQPFDVTVAQTEIDDLKSRLENARWPDQLPDADWEYGTERGYLQTMCEHWCEGYEWDAFEDRVNQFEQYVTSIDDQRIHFYHIRSPEPTARPLLLSHGWPGSVAEFLDVFGPLSDPAAHGGDSTDAFHVVAPSLPGYGFSGSTRERGYGIREVADTFAELMEQLGYDSYFAQGGDWGALITAILGANYPDRVDAIHTNMLFVKPSSLSNPMEILDEQGMADYRETKEFRDHETGYQELQSTKPQTLAYGLTDSPVGLAGWIIEKFHGWSDCEDDLDESFDRDRLLDNISIYWLTETINSSMRLYYETDDRAAIPDSVDVPTGHTRYPAEIMKTPRVWAEEVYNIIQWNEQPEGGHFAAMEVPDLFVEDVRTFFQKIR, translated from the coding sequence ATGACGCCAGCGGATGACGAAACGATCCAGCCGTTCGATGTTACCGTCGCTCAAACCGAAATTGACGATCTCAAATCACGACTAGAGAACGCGCGTTGGCCAGATCAACTCCCCGATGCAGATTGGGAATACGGCACCGAACGGGGATACCTACAAACCATGTGTGAGCACTGGTGTGAGGGCTACGAGTGGGATGCCTTCGAGGATCGGGTCAATCAGTTTGAACAGTATGTAACCTCTATCGACGACCAGCGAATCCACTTCTACCATATCCGCTCGCCGGAGCCAACTGCACGACCACTTCTGTTGAGCCACGGGTGGCCGGGATCGGTTGCGGAATTCCTTGACGTATTTGGCCCGCTCAGCGATCCGGCCGCACACGGCGGCGACTCAACGGATGCCTTTCATGTGGTCGCGCCGTCACTCCCGGGATATGGATTCTCGGGATCCACTCGCGAGCGGGGTTACGGAATCCGGGAAGTAGCCGATACGTTCGCTGAACTAATGGAGCAATTGGGATACGACTCCTACTTCGCACAGGGCGGCGATTGGGGAGCGCTGATAACGGCTATCCTCGGCGCGAACTATCCTGATCGCGTCGACGCCATCCACACGAACATGCTGTTCGTGAAACCGTCATCGCTCTCCAATCCGATGGAGATCCTCGACGAGCAAGGGATGGCCGACTACCGCGAGACTAAGGAGTTCCGCGACCACGAGACGGGCTATCAGGAACTCCAGTCGACGAAGCCACAGACCCTCGCGTACGGTCTCACCGACTCACCCGTTGGACTCGCAGGGTGGATTATCGAGAAGTTCCACGGGTGGAGCGACTGTGAAGACGATCTTGATGAGAGCTTCGATCGGGATCGCCTTCTCGACAATATCAGTATTTACTGGCTCACAGAGACGATCAACTCGTCGATGCGGTTGTACTACGAAACTGACGATAGAGCAGCGATTCCCGATTCAGTCGACGTTCCAACTGGCCACACTCGCTATCCAGCCGAGATCATGAAAACCCCACGTGTCTGGGCGGAGGAGGTGTACAACATCATCCAGTGGAACGAGCAACCGGAAGGAGGCCACTTCGCCGCTATGGAGGTCCCCGACCTGTTCGTCGAAGACGTTCGGACGTTTTTTCAGAAAATCCGCTGA
- a CDS encoding amidohydrolase family protein, which translates to MASKEQSAFRPAIDVHTHLFPERLAAAIQRSLSNEAGWDFSTPTTPSEIEDVLRAAGITTYVALPYAHKPGVASEMNEWLINQTGSLNRLIPFATVHPDDEDVAPLVREAFEKGARGLKIHCPVQECRPADSRLEPALELAVEYDRPITYHGGTAPMFEDSPYVGVDLFIDLVNSYPELKVCCAHMGAYEVEEFLDLARDNANVYLDTTMAMSASAEETMGFDPSMIADETLVELSESIMYGTDFPNIPYPYRDERAELLARDLPRTAVRDIFYRTAAAYLGLDNRAAPEDS; encoded by the coding sequence ATGGCATCCAAAGAACAGTCCGCCTTTCGTCCAGCGATCGACGTCCACACCCACCTTTTTCCTGAGCGGCTCGCCGCCGCGATACAGCGATCGCTCAGCAACGAGGCAGGGTGGGACTTTTCGACGCCGACGACCCCGTCCGAGATCGAAGACGTCCTTCGGGCGGCAGGTATCACGACGTACGTCGCCCTCCCGTACGCCCACAAGCCTGGAGTCGCGAGCGAAATGAACGAGTGGCTCATCAATCAGACAGGCTCGTTAAACCGACTGATCCCGTTCGCAACGGTTCATCCCGATGATGAAGACGTCGCGCCCCTCGTCCGAGAAGCGTTCGAGAAGGGGGCACGAGGACTGAAGATTCACTGTCCGGTTCAGGAGTGCCGACCCGCCGATTCGCGGCTCGAACCGGCACTTGAATTGGCAGTGGAGTACGATCGTCCGATCACGTACCACGGCGGTACGGCACCGATGTTTGAGGACAGCCCGTATGTCGGCGTAGACCTGTTCATCGATCTCGTCAATTCGTATCCGGAACTCAAAGTCTGCTGTGCACACATGGGCGCCTACGAGGTCGAAGAGTTTCTTGACCTCGCGCGAGACAACGCGAACGTCTATCTCGATACGACAATGGCGATGTCCGCATCGGCTGAAGAGACGATGGGATTCGACCCATCTATGATCGCCGACGAGACGCTCGTCGAACTCTCGGAATCGATCATGTACGGGACCGACTTCCCGAACATCCCGTATCCGTATCGTGACGAGCGCGCCGAACTGCTCGCTCGAGATCTACCTCGGACGGCGGTCCGTGATATCTTCTATCGAACCGCTGCTGCCTATCTCGGTCTCGACAATCGAGCGGCTCCCGAGGATAGTTGA
- a CDS encoding ABC transporter substrate-binding protein: protein MAWDADDVRRRDVLKTSGALSAAGLTGLAGCAGTPGEQDTELGDEIHIGLVEPLSGVYANLGQAEIEGAQLAIQDLEEEFDITIETTEADTEADPDTGVRRIEELVTQDGIDAAFGGVSSSVAIAMGQWASRNDLAYIASGSHSDATTGGDCGQYMWRTASSNTMLARTAGAAMADHADSWTLVYADYTWGQTARDAVSEVLQNEGAEVVDTISVPLGAGDYSSALNRVQNSGAEAMGNITAGADTTRLCQQYLDSGLASEMKTGGVLLEDEVMWSLGPEGVAQMGVWATVWNPAYQEGQMGDFVERIRNEYQKTAYSRHYLGYTSMDQLVRAAIRAESTAAADIAGELNGHDYSDVGLLDGTQAWRECDHQNEKPTYAVQAKSADDMVDEDGERIWFEQVAKRSGEEVMRSCDETGCDL, encoded by the coding sequence ATGGCATGGGATGCCGATGATGTACGGCGACGAGATGTCTTGAAGACAAGTGGTGCATTAAGTGCTGCCGGGCTCACTGGACTGGCCGGATGTGCCGGGACTCCCGGTGAACAGGACACGGAGTTGGGTGACGAGATCCACATCGGACTCGTAGAACCGCTCAGCGGCGTGTACGCGAACCTCGGACAGGCAGAGATCGAGGGTGCGCAACTCGCGATACAGGATCTGGAGGAGGAGTTCGATATCACAATCGAAACGACCGAGGCGGACACCGAGGCCGACCCAGACACGGGCGTTCGCCGCATTGAGGAACTCGTCACGCAGGACGGGATCGACGCCGCGTTCGGCGGGGTCTCCTCGTCGGTAGCGATCGCTATGGGACAGTGGGCGTCACGAAACGACCTCGCGTACATCGCGTCCGGGAGCCACTCGGACGCGACGACTGGCGGGGACTGCGGTCAGTACATGTGGCGGACCGCGAGTTCAAATACGATGCTTGCGCGAACGGCCGGAGCAGCGATGGCCGATCACGCTGACTCGTGGACGCTCGTCTATGCCGATTATACCTGGGGTCAAACAGCTCGAGACGCTGTTTCCGAAGTACTCCAAAACGAAGGTGCGGAGGTCGTCGACACGATATCGGTCCCGTTGGGTGCGGGAGACTATTCTTCTGCACTCAATCGAGTCCAGAATTCCGGTGCCGAAGCGATGGGGAATATCACCGCCGGTGCTGACACGACTCGGTTGTGTCAACAGTACCTCGATAGCGGTCTCGCAAGCGAGATGAAAACCGGAGGCGTACTACTCGAAGACGAAGTCATGTGGTCGCTGGGTCCGGAGGGAGTCGCTCAAATGGGTGTCTGGGCCACAGTCTGGAACCCTGCCTATCAGGAGGGGCAGATGGGAGATTTCGTCGAGCGCATACGGAACGAGTACCAGAAGACGGCCTACTCCCGGCATTACTTGGGGTACACGTCGATGGACCAACTTGTTCGCGCGGCGATCCGGGCAGAGTCCACGGCTGCGGCCGATATCGCCGGTGAGCTTAACGGACACGACTACTCCGACGTCGGACTTCTGGATGGAACCCAAGCGTGGCGAGAATGCGACCACCAGAACGAGAAACCGACGTACGCTGTTCAGGCGAAGTCGGCCGACGATATGGTCGACGAGGACGGCGAGCGGATCTGGTTCGAACAAGTGGCAAAGCGCTCTGGGGAAGAAGTTATGCGATCGTGCGACGAGACCGGTTGCGACCTGTAG
- a CDS encoding type II toxin-antitoxin system PemK/MazF family toxin, translated as MNIRRADIVLVNLNPTKGSEQRGRRPAVIIQNDVGNRYAPTTILAPMTTSYDPNDIAPYEVELRAGEEDVDRDSVVLLNQIRTVDMSERIVHKFGEVSREKMEEIDQSIKISLGLE; from the coding sequence GTGAACATCAGACGCGCAGACATTGTCTTAGTAAACTTAAACCCGACAAAGGGATCTGAGCAACGAGGGAGGCGTCCAGCAGTCATTATCCAAAACGATGTAGGAAATAGATATGCCCCCACGACTATTCTCGCACCGATGACAACTAGTTATGACCCAAATGATATTGCGCCTTATGAAGTGGAATTACGTGCCGGAGAAGAAGATGTAGATAGGGATTCAGTAGTCCTTCTAAACCAAATACGAACAGTTGATATGAGTGAACGGATTGTCCATAAGTTTGGTGAAGTATCTAGAGAAAAAATGGAAGAGATAGATCAATCTATAAAAATTAGCCTTGGGTTAGAATGA
- a CDS encoding ABC transporter ATP-binding protein, giving the protein MNIVEIENLNAGYGTGQVLFDVSLEIEEGEVVSLLGRNGAGKSTMMRCVAGAKPPHIQSGTVRVNGEDITDLATHKRTSKGIGYVPEERRVWPGLTISENIRMAINNTSDPMSLDEVLSYFPRLQELEDKAARNLSGGEQQMLAIGRALASNPDVMLMDEPSEGLAPYIVRDVEQVIRQLNEEEGLTIFLVEQNVVMAMDVSDRHYFLDQGEIVDEMTPGKLQENPEIRQRYLSV; this is encoded by the coding sequence ATGAACATCGTTGAAATCGAGAATCTCAACGCAGGGTACGGAACCGGACAGGTGCTGTTCGACGTTTCGCTCGAGATCGAGGAAGGCGAAGTCGTCTCGCTACTCGGACGGAACGGTGCCGGAAAATCGACGATGATGCGCTGCGTGGCCGGTGCGAAACCGCCGCACATCCAGAGCGGCACGGTCCGGGTCAATGGTGAGGACATCACTGACCTCGCAACGCATAAGCGAACGAGCAAGGGAATCGGATACGTTCCGGAAGAACGCCGAGTCTGGCCGGGGCTAACGATCTCGGAAAACATCAGAATGGCCATCAACAACACATCGGATCCGATGAGTCTCGACGAGGTACTCTCGTACTTCCCGCGACTCCAAGAACTCGAGGACAAAGCAGCGCGAAACCTCAGCGGCGGTGAACAGCAGATGCTCGCAATCGGTCGCGCGTTGGCCAGCAACCCCGACGTCATGCTCATGGACGAACCGAGCGAAGGGCTCGCACCGTACATCGTCCGCGACGTCGAACAGGTCATCCGACAGCTCAATGAGGAGGAGGGGCTCACGATCTTCCTCGTCGAACAGAACGTCGTTATGGCGATGGACGTCAGCGACCGACACTACTTCCTCGATCAGGGGGAGATAGTCGACGAGATGACGCCGGGCAAACTCCAAGAGAATCCGGAGATCCGACAGCGGTACCTGAGTGTCTGA
- a CDS encoding GNAT family N-acetyltransferase yields MEIRRATSADIDAIKAVAGSTWRIDYPDILNREAIEEGVEEWYNSEQIASELAEDDAILLVAEIDDEVVGFAHAVRRHRTGFILRVYVDPDYRKQGIGSELLASARDALLTRGVDDIRAMVLARNEPGNVFYETFGFEKVDEEETVIGGETYTENVYERAR; encoded by the coding sequence ATGGAGATCAGACGCGCAACTTCGGCAGATATCGATGCGATCAAAGCGGTTGCAGGGTCAACTTGGCGGATCGATTATCCGGACATCCTCAATCGAGAAGCGATCGAAGAGGGCGTTGAGGAGTGGTACAATTCCGAACAGATCGCGTCCGAACTGGCAGAAGACGACGCGATACTATTAGTGGCCGAAATCGACGACGAGGTGGTCGGATTCGCGCACGCCGTCCGTCGACATCGGACGGGCTTCATTCTCCGAGTATACGTCGATCCCGACTACCGAAAGCAGGGCATCGGCAGCGAACTCTTGGCCAGCGCTCGAGACGCCCTGTTGACCCGAGGCGTCGACGATATTCGGGCGATGGTTCTGGCCAGAAACGAACCCGGTAACGTGTTCTACGAGACGTTCGGATTCGAGAAGGTCGACGAAGAAGAGACAGTTATCGGCGGCGAAACCTATACGGAAAACGTCTATGAGCGAGCGCGATGA
- a CDS encoding cupin domain-containing protein, translated as MDHSKSYQLYDVDEPPIRNRLGIGIQFLMNTDQDDTQMFDQGIIHVDSGESVTRHVHRYSGETFYGLEGEGEIVVDGEAVPCHADEHLVFIPPGVPHYPRNPDDADGTFRAMFVHSPAIINGDTYTVDEDGNLIDGEK; from the coding sequence ATGGATCACTCGAAATCGTACCAATTATACGACGTCGATGAACCTCCCATCCGGAATCGGCTCGGTATCGGGATACAGTTCCTGATGAATACCGATCAAGACGATACGCAGATGTTCGATCAGGGAATCATCCACGTGGATTCCGGCGAATCCGTGACGCGACACGTCCATCGATACAGCGGTGAGACGTTCTACGGACTCGAAGGCGAGGGTGAAATCGTCGTCGACGGCGAAGCGGTGCCATGCCACGCCGACGAGCACCTCGTCTTCATTCCGCCGGGAGTTCCGCATTACCCGAGAAACCCGGACGACGCCGATGGAACGTTTCGGGCGATGTTCGTTCACTCGCCGGCGATCATCAACGGCGACACGTACACCGTCGATGAGGACGGAAATCTGATCGACGGCGAAAAGTAA